A segment of the Corylus avellana chromosome ca2, CavTom2PMs-1.0 genome:
ATCACTCCGTTACAGCTGAGTTTGAGGGGGCGTGTTAGAGACATCTCCTTATCCAACTCTCTTCCAgataatgaagatgaagattcaaataataagataaatagatAACTCTTATTATCTTGTATAGCTTTCAAATTATACTTGATAGAatagatttcaaattgtatttGCTTTAGTATTTGATTCCATCTCTTTGTAACAAACtcaattataaatacaaagGCTTAACCTACGTTAAAGGCAAGGCAGCAAGCAAATTCAATTTATTGGATTTTATACCCTTTCAGAACCAGAGAGCTGCTGGCTTATATTCATGGAGGCAGCTGAACAGGACATTAAGAAGCTCAGCACCTCCGATGCGGgaattcaaaagaaagaaatctttAAAAGATGTGCGGGCCTTCCATTGACTGCAAAAATGATGGGTCAGATCGTCAAAAAACAACAGGCAGAGGCAGCAGCTCAAAATGGAAGCAATCAACAACTCCCAGTACTGGGAGCAGCTCCGAATGGAAGCCTTCAACAATTCCCAGATCAGGAAGGTGCGCCAAATGGAAACAATCAACAACAGGCAGAGGGAGCAGCTCAAAATGGAAGCAATCAACAACTCCCAGTGGGAGCAGCTCCGAATGGAAGCCTTCAACAACTCCCAGATCAGGAAGGTGCTCCAAATGGAAACCATCAACAACTGGCAGAGGGAGCAGCTCCAAATGGAAGCCTTCAACAACTCCCAGAGGACGGTGCCCCAAATGGAAGCCATCAACAACACCCAGATCAAGAAGGTGCCCCAAATGGAAGCCTTCAACAAAATGGAAGCCATCAACAACACCCAGATCAAGAAGGTGCCCCAAATGGAAGCCTTCAACAACTCCCAGATCAAGAAGGTGCCCCAAATGGAAGCCTTCAACAAAATGGAAGCCTTCAACAACTCCCAGAGGGAGAAGCTTCAAATGGAAGCGGACCGTAACAGTATTCTATATTGTAGTTCCTGCTTCTCTTGCTTTTGATGTATCTTCTTCAAAGTGTTTAGCTTTATGTTGTCATTTCCTTTTGAAATCAGATAAATGTTGCCTTTGTGTGTGCTGATCACCCTGGTCtcttgcttttgatttttctttagttGTGTGACAATATAAGCAGTACCTGATTCAATTGAACAACCTTGAGCAATTTCGGTAGCAGTGGTTATTTTAACTATGAAAACTATATTTTTCGACTAGTATTATTTATGTctattaaatttaatgatagcACCATTTATTGGGGGAGATAaaaattgacgtggcatttgAATCACGGAATCTAACATTTTTTATGATattcacattttaaaaaatgtaatgcCCAAGGATCagaatttttaagaatatgaGTATTCTCGTGTTTAGGAATGATGATGAATCTCATAGGCTTTTTGGGAATATGTAAAGCATATGTAGGAgttcttatttattttcaaaataatattacGAATGTTTCATCCAATTTTTATTTGCAATTTGCAATTTCTActaagcaaagaaaaaaaaaaaaaaactcattttggTCATAAATCTAGAGGGAGTACCTCAATCAACAAGAAAGGGGCTATTTGGGTGCTTCTTGAATATCTCTCTTGGCTCATGCGTAGGATCGTCCATGTAAAATTGTGGAAATTCAATGAAGGTGTGGAGATAATTTGCTTTGGACAAAAGCCAAAAGGTAAAAATTCAACAAATGTGtccctaaaaaatatttcaatcgGTTGTGAACTacacctaatgaagcggaggtcactagtttgaatctccttcccccttcccttgtgtggacatctGATGTAGATTACAATGCTTGAGAATATATGAGGAAGACTCGAATGGATGATCGTGAGAAGACGCCCCGAAAGATGGTAACACGATCCCAGACTCGCGCGGCAACAGGAGTAGTtcctggaactgcgatcgatcgcacatggatTGCAATCGAGCGCCTTGCACCTAATATGGAAATGGTCGTCTCTGGTACTGCGAACAATCTACGCCTACAtcagcgatcgagcgcacaagtccctggaagtgcgatcgagcgctcaGTCGAGCGTACAAatccctggaagtgcgatcgattgccctatacctgcgattgagcgcactcggaataatctatgttatttttccgcttttatttgctttaaaccaactttgtttatttgttttactatgattagggttttgggatcCTTATTTCCGTACTTTATTAGTATTAGGAGTTTTGGCGCTATAAATACATGATTATAGCCTCTAAAAAAGAcagtttatgttatttgatcagttttatctaaataagaattactcagaggagttttcttcatatttttccttgaaaccTTAGATATATTCTTTAGTTTTaagaagaattctcagatcctTGATAAACTCAAAatttaagaattatttattcttcttcttgaattgttttatttccttctcACTAAGTCAGGCTGCATCAacgtctcaaaaaaaaaaaaaaaaaatcaacaaatgtTCTAATGACATTTTGGCTACCTCGTGCGGTTGCGACCTGCGAGCATTCAATGAATATCTCTCGTACGCCAGAACAATTATTCTTCATTCAATTTaggcttgttttcttttttataaggtAGCAAAGGAGAAACCAAgataagaaccaaaaaaaaaaaaaaacaaaaaaaaaaacaaaaaaaaaggtctgaAGAAGTATCAAGGGAGAGAGGGAAAAAGTGTTTGGCGCGCACTAGAAATCTAATGGTATAGGATGCGCatttttgtgatttgaaaaaaaaaaataaaaaaaaaattttaagatcaTGTTCAGAattacgtttgaaaaatagagcttttaagtcaaaaagaatttttgagaaaaaattttatttttaagcttttgccaaaagtgtttttaactatttttaagccttttagactccttaaaagcgcttttaaatttttttatcaatcgagtacttttttcttcaaacgaacttttcgaatattaaaagcatttttaagcatcttaaacgcaatttcaaaccgACCATAAGTCAAGGGATCGTATATA
Coding sequences within it:
- the LOC132171747 gene encoding uncharacterized protein LOC132171747, with product MEAAEQDIKKLSTSDAGIQKKEIFKRCAGLPLTAKMMGQIVKKQQAEAAAQNGSNQQLPVLGAAPNGSLQQFPDQEGAPNGNNQQQAEGAAQNGSNQQLPVGAAPNGSLQQLPDQEGAPNGNHQQLAEGAAPNGSLQQLPEDGAPNGSHQQHPDQEGAPNGSLQQNGSHQQHPDQEGAPNGSLQQNGSLQQLPEGEASNGSGP